The Prosthecobacter fusiformis genomic sequence CGCCGCAAAGGAAGGTGCCGAAGCTCTGGCCGGCGCTGCCTTCGCATGTGACGTCCACACTGCCCGCAGGCAGACCGTGGTTGCCATGATGGAAGGCGATCTCGCCGCTGAGCTTGGTGCCGATGTTGCGGAAGGTGTTCTTGATCTTGTAGCGGACTGGCTTGACCTTGCGCTTGTCGCTGATGGCGAACTGGGCGTCCTGGATGAGGCGGTCGTCCAGCGGATGCTGGTCCAGGCCGTCATTCTGGTTCATCTGGCAGGTGCGTGGCACGTCCTGTTTGATCTCCTTGCCGACGTCTTTGAGGACACGGCTGAGGTCGATCATATTGGCCTTTTTGTGGCCCGGCACCTGACGCTGACGCAGGAACTCAGGGCGGCCAATCATGTCGTTCATCTTGGCGACGCCAAGCTGGGCCATGATCTCACGGACTTCGTGGGCGACGCTGTTGAAGAAGTTCACCACATGCTCCGGCTTGCCTTTGAACCTGGAGCGGAACTTCGGATCCGTGGTGGCGACGCCGACCGGGCAGTTGTTCAGGTGGCACTGGCGCACATAAACACAGCCGAGGGCGATGAGGGCGATGGTGCCGAAGTTGAACTCTTCCGCGCCGAGCATGGCGGCGATGGCGATGTCGCGTCCATTACGGAGACCACCGTCGGTGCGCAGGGTGACGCGCTCGCGGAGACCGTTGAGCATGAGGACCTGCTGGGTTTCAGCCAGGCCGAGTTCCCATGGAAGACCTGCGTGCTTGATGGAGCTGAGCGGGCTGGCACCGGTGCCGCCATCATGGCCGGAGACCAGGATGATATCGGCATTGGCCTTGGCCACACCGGCGGCGATGGTGCCGACGCCGGATTCGGCGACGAGCTTCACGCAAACGCGAGCGCGGGGATTGGCTTCCTTCAAATCGTGAATGAGCTGGGCCAGATCCTCGATGGAGTAGATGTCATGATGCGGCGGTGGGCTGATGAGCATGACGCCGGGCGTGGTATTGCGCAGCCGGGCGATCATGCGATTCACCTTCATGGCGGGGAGCTGTCCGCCTTCACCAGGCTTGGCACCCTGGGCCATTTTGATTTCCAGTTCCCAGGCATTGGCCAGGTATTCGGCAGTGACGCCGAAACGGCCAGAGGCCACTTGCTTGATCTTGGAGTTGGCCCAATCGCCGTTGTCGTAGGGCTTGAAGCGTTTTGGATCTTCGCCGCCTTCACCGCTGTCGGACTTGCCGCCGATGCGGTTCATGGCGATGGCGAGGGCTTCGTGAGCCTCCGGGCTGATGGCACCGAGGGACATGGCAGCCGTGGTGAAACGGACGCGGATGTCCTCAATGGACTCGACTTCGTCAATCGGGATCGGACCATCGCTGCTAGGAACAAACTCCATGAGGTCCTTGAGGGCCACGGGGGTGTTTTCGAGCTGAGTCGCGACGTACTTCTGGTAATCCTCAGGAGCGCCGGATTTGACGAATGTATGGAAGTTTTTGATGACCGGGCCGGTGACGGCGTGCATCTCACCCTTCTGACGGGGGCGATAATACCCTGGGTCGCCGAGGTCCACCTTGGAGGCAGCCGCCGTACCATCATCGGGAACAGGCTGACCGTAACCGAGAGCATGGCGAGCCAGAGCTTCTTCAGCGATTTCAGTATAGCCAATGCCAGCGATCTGTGACGGAGTGCCGGTGAAGCAGTAGTCCATGACTTCCTTGCCGATGCCGACGGCTTCGAAGATCTGTGCCCCGGTATAGCTGCTGAGCACGGAGATGCCCATCTTGCTCATGATTTTGAGCACGCCTTTTTCCAGACCCTTGCGATAGTTCGTGAGGACCTTGTTATAGTCGTAGCCTTCCAGGGCGGGCTTGCGGGCGGTTTTGTCCGCTTCCAGCACTTCCTGAATGGTTTCGAAGGCGAGGTATGGGCAGACGGCGGAGGCACCGAAGCCGAACAGGGTGGCCATCTGGTGGGTATCCCGGGCTTCAGCCGTATCCACCACGATGCTGAGGCGCATACGCACCTGCTTGCGGTTCAAGTGCTGATGCACAGCACCGGTAGCCAGCAGGGCAGGGATAGGGGCGCGCTCTTCGCTGACATTGCGGTCGCTCAAGATGAGGATCTGAATGTCATCATAGACTGCCTTGGTGGCCTCATGGGAGAGATTGACCAGGGCTGACTTGAGTCCGGCAGGTCCTTCTTTGACGGGCCATGTGATGTCCAGGACGCGGCAGGGGAAGTCAGGAAGTTTTTTGAGCATCTCCAGCTCGTTCTCAAAGAGAAACGGAGAGTTCAGATGCACCACCTTGGCGTGTTCAGGCGTCTCATCCAAAAAGTTCCGCTGCTGACCGAGGACGACGTCCAGGCTCATGACAGCGCGCTCGCGGATAGGATCGATCGGCGGATTGGTCACCTGCGCGAAGAGCTGCTTGAAGTAGGACGAAAGCAGACGTGGGCGGGTGGAGAGGATGGAAAGAGAGGCGTCGTCGCCCATCGAATAGACGCTTTCCTCACCTTTCTGAAGCAGAGGAATGAGGGAGAAATCTAGCTCTTCCTTCGTCCAGCCAAAGGCGGCCTGCTTTTGGGAAAGGCCGAGGATGTCCAGCTCCTCTTTGGGCGCGCCAGGGGACTGGGCGGTGAGGTGTGTGCGGTTCTTCAGCCAGTCGCCATAAGGCTGACGGGAGGCGAGCTCCTGCTTGATCTCGTCATTGAAGCGCAGCTTGCCACGCTGGAGGTCCACTTCCAGCATTTCGCCTGGGGCCAAACGGCCTTTTTTGATGACCTTGGCATCGTCGATGTGGATGATGCCGACTTCGGAACCGAGGGCAAAGATGCCATCTTCCGTGAGTTTCCAGCGGCTGGGGCGCAGACCGTTGCGGTCCAGGCCGGCAGCGACGCTGAGACCGTCGGTAAAGACCAGGGCCGCAGGGCCGTCCCATGGCTCACTAAAGCACTCATGGTATTCGTAGAAGGCCTTGAGTTCAGGGGAGGTGGTCGGGTCGATGCCGTAGGCGCTGGGGACCAGCATGGCCATGGCGTGAGTGAGGCTGCGACCACTGAGAACGAGGAGTTCCAGGGCTTGGTCCAGACTAGCGGAGTCTGAGCTGTTAGCATCCACCAGCTTTTTGAGCAGATGCTCTTCATGAGCCCAAAATTCGTGTTCGAAATCACTCGTGCGGCTGCTCAACCAATTACGGTTGCCGCGCACGGTGTTGATTTCACCGTTATGAGCGAGGGTGCGAAACGGATGGCTCAGCGCCCAGGTCGGGAAGGTGTTGGTGGAGAAACGCTGATGGAAGAGGGCCAGTGAGGTATCGTAATGGTCGCTCTGGAGATCGGTATAAAACTTCTCCAGGGAGGAAGGCAGCAGCAGCGCTTTGTAAACGATGGTGCGGTGGGAGAGGGAGGCCACGTAGAAATTCGTGATCTTCTGCTCCTTCGCCTTGATGGTCAGCTCCCGGCGCACCAGGTAAAGCTGGCGTTCAAAAGTGTTGTCATCCATTTCCTCCGGGCGCTCCAGGAAGAGATGCTGGATGAGTGGCATGGTGCGGCGGGCTTTTTCACCCAGCTCATTGGGGTTCACCGGCACATCGCGCCAGCCGAGCACGCGGATTTTGCGATTGCGGATGATGGCTTCAGTCAGGAGCTGGATGCGCAGTTGCTCACCCGGATCATGGGGAAGGAAAAAGACGCCCACGGCGAGATCCATGGGATGGTCCAGGGCATGGCCAAGTTTTTCGACCTCTGGAAGAAGGACATCGTAGGGGATCTGGGTGAGTACGCCAGCGCCATCGCCAGTGACCCGGTCAGCATCCACAGCACCGCGATGCTGCACGCTGCAGACGCCGCAAATGGCCATGTCCAAAATGTCACGACTACGTTTACCATGGATGTTCGCAACAAAGCCGACGCCGCAGGCATCGCGTTCCATGTCCATGAGGTGGAGCGAGCCTTCGTTGGGGATATCCTGGTCGTAGAATGGGTATTTCATGGGGCAGAAAACCCCTCCGCCAGACGACTGCCGCTTGGTCGGAGGGGCGGGTAGTTTGTACCTTCAAAATGAATTGGCAAGCAAGGAGAATGCCAGGAAGATAAACTGGCTTTAAAGCCTGCTCGAGATTTTGACGGCAAAGCGGAAGAATTTGGCAACTTTGGTAAGCAAGAGGCGCGGGATGGGGATGGTGGGATTTTTCCCCATTTGGGGAAAGAAGTCCATAACTTGTTATCAATCAATGGATTGAGGTGGGGATTCGATGGGGAAATGGCATTCTGAATGGGATGTCAGGGGATGGCGCGGAAGAATTCTGGATGCGACGAAGGCTTCATGAGGGAAACCTGAAAAAAAGACGGTGGGGAGAGTTTTGATTTTTTCCCCATTTGGGGATTTGGGTGGCAAAGCCATTGAAAACCAACGAATTTGGATGGGGAATCGTTCCCCCTGGATTCCCCATCGGGGGATGCGATGGGGAAAAGGGGGAGCCTGCTGGGGACCGGTGCCGCGTTGGTGTGGAAGGTTCATCTTTTCCTGGATACAACCCGCTGATTGTCTGCGGATGTATAATACCATCTAATAATATTCAGGCCAAGGTCAAAAAGCCGGAGACAGGTATCGGTAGGGTTATAATGCCCTGGGTTTGACGACAATATCGGCATTGATCCGACGGCCGGTCAGGATTTGACGGTAAACGTGCTGTGCTGGCTGGATCATGCCATGGGTAAGACCACATTTGGCAAAGCTGACGGCCTGTCTGGGGGATTCCTCCCAGCGGGAGAGATCTTGCCCGTTTGCCTGACAGTAGAGAGTGTGGTCGAAAAGCTCTTTTTCGTGAATTTTCCCGTCGTGGATGTGCAGCGTGGGAAAGAAGATGTCCTTGGGCCGTGCACTGGGAAAAGAGAACGCCATGGGCTGGATCTTCGAGTGGCCAGGTTTCAGTTTAAAAACGGCGAAACCAAAGTGGTGATAACCGGGCAGGCTGGGCCAGACATCGGCTGGCAGGCGGAAGCGTTCGTCAAGGCGGGAGAAATCCGCGATGCTGGGCACGTAGCTGGCAACGAATGCGCCGACGGAGATGACTGCAAGGGTGCCTGGCAGTGATCTGGGGGCGCTACCAAACGGACCCGCGCCATAGGTGATGGCGGGAAAGCCTTTGTCGAGGTCTTCAAAGAGGGAGGGATAACCCTGGAGATCAAAGAAGGAGACGGCATTTTCTCCCTGGCCGGACTTTACGGGAATGGGCAAGACCATGGCGACTTCCTGGTCAGCGTGGATGGCCATCTGGTAGATGAGCACTTGGTTTCCCTGGGGCCCAACACGGCCGAAGATGCGTGTGTTTTTGACCTCTCTGACTTCTTTGGAAAAGCAGCACATGCATGAAGTGTAAGGGGGCCTGCGGTTTTTTGTCACTCAGAAATCGCGGCGTAGAACGCAACCCGCGTTGCCTCATAAATAAAGAAACCGAAGCGGAAATTGAAAAAGTAGGGGGAGAGGGGCTTCGGGCCTCAAAGAAAGGAGGACATTCCGGCTCTGTGTGGGTGGTCTTGGTTATGAGCAACGCGCAATGGAGATATCTTGTGGG encodes the following:
- the gltB gene encoding glutamate synthase large subunit, with amino-acid sequence MKYPFYDQDIPNEGSLHLMDMERDACGVGFVANIHGKRSRDILDMAICGVCSVQHRGAVDADRVTGDGAGVLTQIPYDVLLPEVEKLGHALDHPMDLAVGVFFLPHDPGEQLRIQLLTEAIIRNRKIRVLGWRDVPVNPNELGEKARRTMPLIQHLFLERPEEMDDNTFERQLYLVRRELTIKAKEQKITNFYVASLSHRTIVYKALLLPSSLEKFYTDLQSDHYDTSLALFHQRFSTNTFPTWALSHPFRTLAHNGEINTVRGNRNWLSSRTSDFEHEFWAHEEHLLKKLVDANSSDSASLDQALELLVLSGRSLTHAMAMLVPSAYGIDPTTSPELKAFYEYHECFSEPWDGPAALVFTDGLSVAAGLDRNGLRPSRWKLTEDGIFALGSEVGIIHIDDAKVIKKGRLAPGEMLEVDLQRGKLRFNDEIKQELASRQPYGDWLKNRTHLTAQSPGAPKEELDILGLSQKQAAFGWTKEELDFSLIPLLQKGEESVYSMGDDASLSILSTRPRLLSSYFKQLFAQVTNPPIDPIRERAVMSLDVVLGQQRNFLDETPEHAKVVHLNSPFLFENELEMLKKLPDFPCRVLDITWPVKEGPAGLKSALVNLSHEATKAVYDDIQILILSDRNVSEERAPIPALLATGAVHQHLNRKQVRMRLSIVVDTAEARDTHQMATLFGFGASAVCPYLAFETIQEVLEADKTARKPALEGYDYNKVLTNYRKGLEKGVLKIMSKMGISVLSSYTGAQIFEAVGIGKEVMDYCFTGTPSQIAGIGYTEIAEEALARHALGYGQPVPDDGTAAASKVDLGDPGYYRPRQKGEMHAVTGPVIKNFHTFVKSGAPEDYQKYVATQLENTPVALKDLMEFVPSSDGPIPIDEVESIEDIRVRFTTAAMSLGAISPEAHEALAIAMNRIGGKSDSGEGGEDPKRFKPYDNGDWANSKIKQVASGRFGVTAEYLANAWELEIKMAQGAKPGEGGQLPAMKVNRMIARLRNTTPGVMLISPPPHHDIYSIEDLAQLIHDLKEANPRARVCVKLVAESGVGTIAAGVAKANADIILVSGHDGGTGASPLSSIKHAGLPWELGLAETQQVLMLNGLRERVTLRTDGGLRNGRDIAIAAMLGAEEFNFGTIALIALGCVYVRQCHLNNCPVGVATTDPKFRSRFKGKPEHVVNFFNSVAHEVREIMAQLGVAKMNDMIGRPEFLRQRQVPGHKKANMIDLSRVLKDVGKEIKQDVPRTCQMNQNDGLDQHPLDDRLIQDAQFAISDKRKVKPVRYKIKNTFRNIGTKLSGEIAFHHGNHGLPAGSVDVTCEGSAGQSFGTFLCGGVKLTLIGEANDYVGKGLCGGEIIIRPSPKLNPVCNTWENSIMGNTVMYGATSGHLFAAGRAGERFCVRNSGATAVVEGIGDHGCEYMTGGVVTVLGTFGKNFGAGMSGGIAYLLDEADTFGQLHNPEMIKGDKVTDPEDINQLQKLIADHLEKTESLRAKDIMDNWDAYLPKFVKVVSKAEPVMVPTEEDNATIEPEPPLVKAA